A DNA window from Christiangramia salexigens contains the following coding sequences:
- a CDS encoding sulfatase-like hydrolase/transferase, with protein MFGSIIIYLLILFNLLDVKNIRALGLLPSLLLLFLSIKIYPELYVWTFKKLGFEEIPYNKTMSARESGYLNYVFYEEAKRNIALKALTQNYNFENRTLNLIPVKDLNNIHLLVLESFYDPNSFENLSFSENPIHTDFQSFNDKQNFSTSPVYGGNTAQAEFEILTGAPALSKYGSIEFNLFSGNKINSALPNLLRELGYSTIATNALKPDIFNSYNAYRSLGFQEQYYITGDTYLKKGNEWFISDSDLLDQNIKFIDSLLSRASSKPIFNYVLGMYGHTPYSIDTSINPLKIDVYRNKEVKAEARLKRSVNQIYYRTRALSNYIKKLNIIDPNAIILITGDHLPSFPGIDDLGYREKDLRKVPFYLIKGTKAVQLNNRSYHHFNLTEIILNFVFKENNVLSINSEERYDEIILQSIQ; from the coding sequence GTGTTTGGAAGCATTATCATTTATCTGCTAATTTTATTTAATCTTTTAGACGTAAAAAATATCAGAGCACTTGGTTTGCTACCTTCCTTATTATTGTTATTTCTTAGTATTAAAATTTATCCTGAATTATATGTTTGGACCTTTAAAAAATTAGGATTTGAGGAGATTCCATATAATAAGACAATGTCTGCCAGAGAAAGTGGTTATTTAAATTATGTTTTTTATGAAGAAGCTAAAAGAAATATTGCATTAAAAGCATTGACTCAAAATTATAATTTTGAGAACAGAACTTTAAATTTGATCCCTGTAAAAGATTTAAACAATATCCATCTTCTAGTTTTGGAAAGTTTTTATGATCCAAATAGCTTCGAAAACCTTTCGTTTTCGGAAAATCCTATACATACTGACTTTCAGAGTTTTAATGATAAACAAAATTTTTCCACCTCCCCGGTATATGGTGGGAATACAGCGCAGGCTGAATTTGAAATATTGACTGGTGCACCCGCTCTTTCCAAATATGGTTCTATTGAATTTAATTTGTTTTCAGGAAATAAAATTAACAGTGCTTTACCAAATCTTTTGCGGGAACTTGGTTATTCTACTATCGCGACCAATGCACTTAAGCCCGACATTTTCAATTCATACAATGCATATAGAAGCCTTGGCTTCCAGGAGCAGTATTATATAACGGGAGACACTTACCTAAAAAAGGGGAACGAATGGTTTATTTCTGATTCTGATCTTTTGGATCAGAATATTAAATTTATTGACAGTTTATTAAGCAGAGCTTCTTCAAAACCTATATTTAATTACGTATTGGGGATGTATGGTCATACTCCCTATAGTATAGATACTTCTATAAATCCTTTAAAGATTGATGTATATCGAAATAAGGAGGTGAAGGCCGAGGCCAGATTAAAACGGTCGGTCAATCAGATATACTACCGCACACGGGCATTATCTAATTATATTAAAAAACTAAATATTATAGATCCCAACGCCATTATTCTCATCACTGGAGATCACCTTCCCTCTTTCCCAGGGATAGATGATTTGGGTTACAGGGAGAAAGATCTTAGAAAAGTTCCATTTTATCTAATTAAAGGAACTAAAGCTGTCCAATTAAATAATAGATCCTATCACCATTTTAACCTTACAGAAATAATTCTAAATTTCGTTTTTAAGGAAAACAATGTTCTTAGTATTAATTCCGAAGAACGTTATGATGAAATAATCCTTCAGTCAATTCAATAA
- the gmd gene encoding GDP-mannose 4,6-dehydratase codes for MVKIKKALITGVTGQDGAYLSELLLKKGYEVHGIKRRSSLFNTDRIDHLYQDPHEKSIHFKLHYGDLSDSMNLSRIISEIQPDEIYNLGAMSHVKVSFDTPEYTGNIDGLGILRILEAVRLLGFTRKTRIYQASSSELFGKVQEVPQNENTPFYPRSPYGVAKLYGYWISVNYREAYKMFVCNGILFNHESPLRGETFVTRKITRAVARIAIGVQKILYLGNLNAKRDWGHAKDYVEAMWLMLQQDTPEDYVIATGVSTSIREFVEMAFLELGIQVNFAGEGIEEVGFVSSSSNPNFKLPKGEVVVRIDPGYKRLTEVDHLIGDASKCQKKLGWNPRYNIKTLVKEMVQADLELVQKNINMRGEIKE; via the coding sequence ATGGTAAAAATAAAAAAAGCATTAATTACTGGTGTAACCGGTCAGGACGGAGCCTACTTATCTGAGTTATTACTAAAAAAGGGCTACGAGGTACATGGTATAAAAAGGCGTTCTTCGTTGTTCAATACTGATAGGATTGACCATCTTTACCAGGATCCTCATGAAAAAAGTATCCATTTTAAACTTCATTATGGTGATCTCAGCGATTCTATGAATCTTAGCCGTATCATTAGTGAGATCCAGCCTGATGAGATCTATAATCTTGGAGCGATGTCCCATGTTAAAGTAAGTTTTGATACCCCTGAATATACGGGAAATATTGATGGATTAGGAATTCTTAGAATACTGGAGGCTGTACGATTACTAGGATTTACGAGGAAAACCCGGATTTATCAGGCTTCATCTTCAGAATTATTTGGGAAGGTGCAGGAAGTCCCTCAGAACGAAAACACTCCTTTTTACCCTAGAAGCCCATATGGAGTTGCGAAATTATATGGCTACTGGATATCGGTAAATTACCGGGAAGCCTATAAAATGTTTGTATGTAATGGGATCTTATTTAATCATGAATCTCCCTTAAGAGGGGAGACTTTTGTAACTCGTAAGATTACCCGTGCTGTAGCGAGAATTGCGATAGGAGTGCAGAAAATCTTATATTTAGGGAATTTGAATGCCAAACGTGATTGGGGTCATGCCAAGGATTATGTTGAAGCTATGTGGCTTATGTTGCAGCAGGATACACCAGAAGATTATGTGATCGCAACAGGTGTTTCCACTTCTATAAGGGAATTTGTTGAAATGGCGTTTTTAGAGCTTGGAATTCAGGTAAATTTTGCAGGGGAAGGTATAGAGGAAGTGGGTTTCGTATCCTCAAGTTCAAACCCTAATTTTAAATTACCGAAAGGGGAAGTGGTAGTAAGAATAGATCCAGGTTATAAACGTCTTACAGAGGTGGACCACCTTATAGGAGATGCGTCAAAATGCCAGAAAAAACTTGGATGGAATCCACGTTACAACATAAAAACCCTTGTAAAGGAAATGGTACAAGCCGATCTGGAGTTAGTCCAAAAAAATATTAATATGAGAGGGGAGATAAAGGAATAA
- a CDS encoding glycosyltransferase family 4 protein, whose protein sequence is MKNILINIPEISKNNGGIYQYSLALLHLVAKDLPKFKFYILCYDPEEDIKNILDLYDNVQLVDIQDSKKPILEKFKRVVLDTIYKTTGFKRELNVKDIYDQIIEQYSIDIIHTPYQDLVKKNGVKSITTLHDVQELHFPEFFSSGERATRALNYKRYIDGADAVIVSYNHVKNDINKFFNKPAELIHVILLDMVNLWFNNLQGNSANVIKKYKIPSKFFLYPASTWEHKNHINLLQAFKECEIFDSTLVCTGNKTDYFSTTLLPYIKKYNLENKVKFLGVVDDKDLFGLYQACQAVVIPSVYEAGSFPLMESILMKIPVICSDVTSLPDTIGDRRFTFDPNNIDDIIDKMNKIWSNTNYRDENLKVLEKQSKILLNNNSAIKLKNLYNEL, encoded by the coding sequence ATGAAGAATATACTTATAAATATTCCTGAAATCTCTAAGAATAATGGGGGGATCTATCAATATTCACTCGCCTTGTTACATCTCGTTGCAAAAGATCTACCAAAGTTTAAATTTTATATATTATGTTATGATCCTGAAGAGGATATAAAAAATATTCTTGATCTTTACGATAATGTGCAATTGGTAGATATTCAAGATTCAAAAAAACCTATTTTAGAAAAGTTTAAACGGGTAGTTTTGGATACTATCTATAAAACTACTGGTTTCAAAAGGGAATTAAATGTAAAGGATATTTACGATCAGATAATAGAACAATATTCCATAGATATTATCCATACTCCCTATCAGGATTTGGTAAAAAAAAATGGCGTAAAATCTATTACAACACTTCATGATGTACAAGAACTTCATTTCCCTGAATTTTTCTCATCCGGGGAAAGAGCCACCAGAGCCTTAAATTATAAAAGATATATTGATGGTGCCGATGCTGTTATTGTAAGTTACAACCATGTGAAAAATGATATCAATAAATTTTTTAATAAACCTGCAGAATTGATCCATGTCATTTTACTTGATATGGTTAATTTATGGTTTAATAATTTACAGGGCAATTCTGCTAACGTTATAAAAAAATATAAAATACCATCTAAATTTTTTTTATATCCCGCTTCAACTTGGGAGCATAAGAATCATATAAATTTATTGCAGGCCTTTAAAGAGTGTGAGATATTTGATAGTACGTTGGTTTGTACAGGTAATAAAACAGATTATTTTTCAACTACCCTACTGCCTTATATCAAAAAATATAATCTGGAAAACAAAGTAAAATTCTTAGGGGTCGTAGATGACAAAGATCTTTTTGGTTTATATCAGGCTTGTCAAGCGGTTGTAATACCTTCAGTATACGAGGCAGGTAGTTTTCCTTTAATGGAGAGCATTCTAATGAAGATACCGGTAATATGTTCAGATGTTACTTCATTACCTGATACCATAGGTGATAGAAGGTTCACATTTGACCCGAATAATATCGATGATATTATTGATAAAATGAATAAAATATGGTCAAATACTAATTATAGGGATGAAAATTTAAAGGTTCTGGAAAAACAGAGTAAAATATTATTAAATAATAATTCTGCAATCAAGTTAAAGAATTTGTATAACGAACTTTAA
- a CDS encoding NeuD/PglB/VioB family sugar acetyltransferase yields the protein MKNKVFLFGAGGHSRSVISLLRDQGYDVLGIYDDAFDKAKEEFIHSVKILGKIENYNYPNKIILSIGDNHKREVIFRQKRDRIYMGNISHSRSFIDKSVILGRSNLIFGNTFINSNVEIADNNIINTGSIIEHEVIIGSNNHVSVGTIICGRSKIGDNCFLGAGSVINDSVSICNNVLIGSNSTVTRSIEEPGVYVGQPTRKINE from the coding sequence TTGAAGAATAAGGTTTTTCTTTTTGGTGCTGGAGGGCATTCACGATCGGTTATTTCTTTACTTAGAGATCAGGGCTATGACGTTCTAGGTATTTATGATGATGCTTTTGATAAGGCGAAAGAAGAATTTATTCATTCAGTAAAAATTCTAGGGAAGATAGAGAACTATAATTATCCCAATAAAATTATTTTATCCATTGGTGACAACCATAAACGTGAGGTAATTTTTAGGCAAAAACGAGATAGAATTTATATGGGGAATATATCCCATTCCAGAAGCTTTATTGATAAATCAGTGATTTTAGGAAGGTCTAATTTAATATTTGGAAATACATTTATTAATAGCAATGTAGAAATAGCAGATAATAATATTATTAATACTGGTTCCATAATAGAACATGAAGTAATTATAGGATCCAATAATCATGTATCAGTTGGAACTATAATATGCGGCCGATCAAAAATTGGTGATAATTGCTTTTTAGGTGCCGGTTCTGTAATTAACGATTCCGTTTCAATATGCAATAATGTACTTATCGGATCCAACTCTACTGTAACTCGATCTATTGAGGAGCCGGGAGTTTACGTCGGTCAGCCAACAAGGAAAATAAACGAATGA